One window of the Perca flavescens isolate YP-PL-M2 chromosome 16, PFLA_1.0, whole genome shotgun sequence genome contains the following:
- the camsap1a gene encoding calmodulin-regulated spectrin-associated protein 1a isoform X1 has translation MDVEVSAGRDSTWRRAAADDDVGGGGMEAQVVPIELYDSARAKIDANLRWLFAKAYGIDHIPADLRDPFYTDQYDQEHIKPLVIRLLLSGELYCRVCGLILHAEQAASLQSHQSVIQALSRKDTYVLKTDNTPVSDLDLSATPIKMSSHIHLIDALMMAYIVEMISTEKVVSSVKRFSNFSASKELPFDLEDAMVFWINKVNMKMRELVEKELKMKQHLMEPPSHQKVRYRRDHLSGRTLQHFPLLDDLLKDVCDGMALLAVIHFYCPELIRLEDICLKEVPSIADCVYNIQLLKEFCNEYLDKCFYLKPEDMLYSPPVLKNNVMVFVAELFWWFENVKPDFVQPRDLHEIRDVRLLLQPKSSRSHIPISNITKRSFMTSSNSADILTTSQSPDLSTKPSSISPSQSLLPQRQRQQKVAEESTSELGNMSNSLTRDGQHQGSVLAWPERRPRPLSQPVPYALHYPLEEDADSISLARSISKDSLASNILSITPKHMLGSGHQLPTHRLSGQSLLSHMRIEDEEEEIEEEELVAVIHPSAFTRRRLGSDMEQDELEIPSAASTSRVPNTRCSPRLDTGPFTPGHSADSYYLEPLMPAILKPAKEKSISLNKEEESGESRCRAAVAARKAATNVPSTSQRKSPAAESNRSTFTPIPVAESVPSSLRPPTEGSADISQSEKKQSPGFFLHSSGEPDYYSPNSTALEVGYDSDSDIADLEEDDEDEMELTKEVVKRGKGKYLEEGEVCELGEGESAKLREDSKVSERDDKEGGSGRSSPCLSTISWASSCSASGSTSVKMTSFAERKLLKLGLLDGFSSTSSSQKTTPDGSEVAPCPPWQLRSDCTSGWLGKEPTSVLGKNMVVSPSVGPSELLQLHMQLEEQRRAIEYQKKKMETLSARQRLKLGKAAFLNIVKKGGGKSDTLPLPIKHYQESSELADRSKVKTQSCKDDSCLDALKVQAKTGQTEGAQMNRNNRLNTLSQDNVAEPDLNECSHSIDLLNDAISSIQQQMMQLSLQQDLLMKRVVSPPEPLMKRVVSPPELPMNRVVSPPELPMNRVASPPECVESSPGTTPDTTTQSTSSTSDSRSFAVHFVDISGSNTAPARRPPKLSSSQRSKASEQKLSKENSKMASVKSNTQSLECRDNSSRFQDKGIAESSRLERSIQRNTTFRVPNDLDQQSSGEGTGCFLDNTLMSPSQAAEQEENNVANLGLEAVGGDENARAKGQLIKVDLSELKDPLENGSADVTDCTAEGEPKNALGFFFKDEEKAEDEMEKRRAAFLLKQQRKAEEARLRKQQQEVEIEVKRDEARRKAEEDRVRKEEEKARREIIKQEYLQRKQEALMEEQGLVKPRPRTKSRRSRPKSLHRQESNSLSKASTTRNSLKPSMLIKAQGSAAGCGGADLSCSHRGSTLSLATEADSVISGGAESHRAGSVCSMEMFPMLSRASSRNMERDWENGSIASSITSTEYNGPKLFKEPSSKSNKPIIINAIAHCCLAGKVNETQKNVILEELEKCESNHLIILFRDSGCQFRAIYSYSPDTEEIIKFTGTGPRSIGRKMIEKLYKYSSDRKQFNVIPAKSVSVSVDALTIHNQLWQVKRPGSARRK, from the exons ATGGATGTGGAGGTGAGTGCTGGCAGGGACAGCACCTggaggagagcagcagcagatgatGATGTAGGTGGAGGAGGCATGGAGGCTCAGGTCGTACCGATCGAGCTCTACGACTCTGCAAGAGCTAAAATAGACGCGAATCTCCGCTGGTTGTTTGCCAAAGCTTATGGTATAG ATCACATCCCTGCAGACCTGCGGGACCCCTTTTATACCGACCAGTATGACCAAGAACACATCAAGCCCCTAGTCATCCGcctgctgctgtctggagagCTCTACTGCCGTGTGTGTGGGCTCATCCTGCACGCTGAGCAGGCCGCCTCTCTCCAAAGCCACCAGTCTGTCATCCAGGCCCTGTCCAGGAAAGACACCTATGTCCTGAAAACAGACAACACACCTGTCTCTGATCTGGATCTCAGCGCGACTCCCATCAAGATG AGCTCCCACATCCACCTTATTGATGCCCTGATGATGGCCTATATAGTGGAGATGATCAGCACAGAGAAGGTGGTGTCCAGTGTCAAGCGTTTCTCGAACTTCAGTGCCTCCAAGGAGCTGCCTTTTGACCTGGAAGACGCAATGGTCTTCTGGATCAACAAG GTGAACATGAAGATGCGGGAGCTCGTGGAGAAAGAGCTGAAAATGAAGCAGCATTTGATGGAGCCACCCAGTCACCAGAAG GTGCGTTATCGGAGAGATCACCTGTCAGGTCGGACACTTCAGCACTTCCCTCTGTTGGACGACCTGTTGAAGGATGTATGTGACGGCATGGCTCTACTAGCTGTGATCCACTTCTATTGCCCAGAACTTATTAGACTAGAAG ATATTTGTCTGAAAGAGGTCCCCTCCATAGCAGATTGTGTGTACAACATCCAGCTACTAAAAGAGTTTTGTAATGAATACCTGGACAAATGCTTCTATCTGAAGCCTGAGGACATGTTGTATTCTCCACCAGTATTAAAG AATAACGTGATGGTCTTCGTTGCTGAGCTATTCTGGTGGTTTGAGAATGTGAAGCCAGACTTTGTACAGCCCAGGGACCTTCATGAAATCCGAGATG TGAGATTGCTTCTGCAGCCCAAGAGTTCACGATCCCATATTCCCATCTCCAACATCACCAAACGTAGTTTCATGACATCATCAAACTCTGCTGACATCTTGACCACGTCCCAGAGTCCTGACCTCAG CACTAAACCAAGCTCCATAAGCCCATCTCAGTCTTTACTGccccagagacagagacaacaaaAAGTGGCTGAGGAGAGCACTTCag AGCTGGGAAATATGTCAAACTCACTGACACGGGATGGGCAGCATCAGGGCTCAGTACTGGCCTGGCCAGAGAGGAGGCCGAG GCCTTTATCCCAGCCAGTGCCCTACGCCCTGCATTATCCTCTGGAGGAAGATGCAGACAGTATCAGCCTTGCTCGCTCCATCAGCAAAGACAGCCTGGCCTCCAACATATTGAGCATTACCCCGAAACACATGCTGGGGTCAGGTCATCAACTGCCAACACACAGACTCAGTGGTCAAAGCCTGCTTAGTCACATGCGCatagaggatgaggaggaggaaatagAAGAGGAGGAACTGGTTGCTGTAATTCACCCTTCTGCATTTACTCGACGTCGACTTGGGAGTGACATGGAGCAGGATGAGCTGGAAATCCCGAGTGCAGCCTCCACCTCAAGGGTTCCTAATACTCGTTGCTCTCCCCGCCTTGACACAGGTCCGTTTACTCCCGGCCACTCAGCAGACAGTTACTATTTGGAGCCTTTGATGCCTGCCATCCTTAAGCCAGCCAAAGAGAAGAGCATCAGCCTgaacaaggaggaggagagtggcgAGAGTCGCTGTAGAGCGGCAGTAGCTGCAAGGAAAGCAGCCACAAATGTACCAAGCACTTCACAGCGAAAATCCCCTGCGGCTGAGTCAAACAGAAGTACCTTTACACCCATACCTGTGGCAGAATCAGTCCCTAGCTCTCTCAGGCCACCCACAGAGGGGTCGGCAGACATCTCTCAGTCTGAGAAGAAACAGTCCCCAGGCTTTTTCCTTCATTCGTCAGGAGAGCCAGACTACTATAGTCCTAACTCCACTGCGCTGGAGGTAGGGTATGACTCCGACTCTGACATTGCAGACCTTGAGGAAGACGATGAGGACGAGATGGAGCTGACTAAAGAGGTGGTGAAGAGAGGAAAGGGAAAATACTTAGAGGAGGGAGAGGTGTGTGAATTAGGAGAGGGAGAGTCAGCCAAACTTAGAGAAGACTCAAAGGTTAGTGAGCGGGATGATAAGGAAGGCGGCAGTGGACGCTCAAGCCCTTGCCTCAGCACCATATCGTGGGCGAGCAGCTGCAGCGCTTCAGGCAGCACCAGTGTCAAGATGACCAGCTTTGCAGAGAGAAAGCTCCTTAAACTTGGCCTCCTTGATGGATTCTCAAGTACCAGCAGCTCTCAGAAGACCACACCAGATGGTTCTGAGGTTGCTCCCTGTCCCCCTTGGCAACTGAGGAGTGACTGCACCTCCGGCTGGCTCGGGAAGGAGCCTACTTCTGTGTTGGGGAAGAATATGGTGGTGAGTCCCTCAGTAGGGCCTTCAGAGCTGCTGCAACTTCACATGCAGCTAGAAGAGCAAAGACGTGCTATTGAgtatcagaagaagaagatggagaCGCTATCAGCACGACAGCGACTAAAGCTAGGGAAAGCTGCGTTTTTGAACATCGTTAAGAAGGGCGGAGGGAAGAGTGACACGCTTCCCCTGCCAATAAAACACTACCAGGAATCCTCAGAACTAGCTGACAGGAGTAAGGTGAAGACCCAGTCATGCAAGGATGACTCCTGTCTTGATGCTCTGAAGGTGCAGGCAAAGACAGGTCAAACAGAAGGAGCACAGATGAACAGAAACAACAGGTTGAACACCCTGTCCCAGGATAATGTGGCGGAACCTGACTTAAATGAGTGTTCCCACTCCATAGATCTTCTCAATGACGCTATTAGCTCCATTCAGCAGCAGATGATGCAGCTGTCTTTACAACAAGACCTGCTGATGAAGCGTGTTGTGTCACCTCCAGAGCCGCTAATGAAACGTGTGGTGTCACCTCCAGAACTACCGATGAATCGTGTGGTGTCACCTCCAGAACTACCGATGAATCGTGTGGCATCACCTCCAGAATGTGTAGAATCAAGCCCTGGCACAACCCCTGACACAACAACACAATCAACATCCTCTACCTCAGACTCCAGATCTTTCGCAGTTCACTTTGTAGACATCAGTGGCAGCAACACTGCCCCTGCTCGCCGTCCTCCCAAGCTTAGCTCCAGCCAACGCAGCAAAGCCTCGGAGCAAAAACTAAGTAAAGAGAACAGCAAGATGGCTTCTGTCAAGTCTAATACTCAGTCCCTGGAGTGCAGAGACAATTCTAGTAGATTCCAGGACAAGGGTATTGCTGAGAGCTCCAGGCTAGAGAGAAGCATTCAGAGAAACACCACCTTCAGAGTCCCCAATGACCTCGACCAACAAAGCAGTGGAGAGGGAACTGGGTGTTTCCTGGACAATACATTGATGTCTCCCTCACAGGCTGCAGAACAAGAGGAGAACAACGTTGCCAATTTAGGGTTAGAGGCTGTGGGTGGAGATGAGAATGCCAGGGCCAAGGGTCAACTGATCAAGGTGGACCTATCAGAGCTTAAGGATCCACTGGAGAATGGCAGTGCAGATGTTACAGACTGCACGGCAGAAGGCGAGCCGAAGAATGCGCTAGGTTTCTTCTTTAAG GATGAGGAGAAAGCAGAGGATGAAATGGAGAAACGTCGTGCCGCCTTCCTCCTCAAGCAGCAACGCAAAGCTGAAGAGGCGAGACTGCGCAAACAGCAGCAAGAAGTCGAGATTGAGGTCAAACGTGATGAGGCCAG GCGCAAGGCAGAAGAGGACCGTGTTcgtaaggaggaggagaaggcgCGACGAGAGATAATTAAGCAGGAATACCTGCAGAGGAAGCAGGAAGCGTTGATGGAAGAGCAAGGTCTGGTCAAGCCTCGCCCACGAACTAAATCCCGCAGGAGCAGGCCTAAATCACTGCACCGTCAAGAGTCCAACAGCCTCTCCAAAGCATCCACCACGC GTAATTCTCTAAAGCCGTCCATGTTGATCAAAGCCCAGGGCTCAGCAGCAGGCTGCGGGGGAG CTGATCTGAGCTGCAGTCATCGAGGATCGACGCTCTCTTTGGCGACTGAGGCAGATAGCGTTATCTCTGGAGGGGCGGAGTCACACAG GGCTGGATCTGTGTGCTCTATGGAGATGTTCCCTATGCTGAGCAGGGCTTCTAGCAGGAACATGGAGAGGGACTGGGAGAACGGCTCTATAGCCTCTTCCATCACTTCAACCGAGTACAATG GTCCTAAACTCTTCAAGGAGCCGAGCTCCAAGTCCAACAAGCCAATCATCATCAATGCCATCGCTCACTGCTGTCTGGCTGGAAAGGTTAATGAGACCCAGAAGAATGTTATTCTGGAG GAGCTGGAAAAGTGCGAGTCCAATCACCTGATCATCCTCTTCCGCGACAGTGGGTGCCAGTTCCGCGCCATTTACTCATACTCACCGGACACAGAGGAGATCATCAAGTTCACAGGCACAGGTCCGCGCTCTATCGGCCGGAAGATGATCGAAAAGCTCTACAAATACAGCTCGGACCGCAAGCAGTTCAACGTCATCCCTGCCAAGTCGGTGTCGGTCAGCGTGGACGCCCTGACCATCCACAATCAACTCTGGCAGGTCAAGAGACCAGGAAGTGCACGGAGGAAGTGA
- the camsap1a gene encoding calmodulin-regulated spectrin-associated protein 1a isoform X2, with amino-acid sequence MDVEVSAGRDSTWRRAAADDDVGGGGMEAQVVPIELYDSARAKIDANLRWLFAKAYGIDHIPADLRDPFYTDQYDQEHIKPLVIRLLLSGELYCRVCGLILHAEQAASLQSHQSVIQALSRKDTYVLKTDNTPVSDLDLSATPIKMSSHIHLIDALMMAYIVEMISTEKVVSSVKRFSNFSASKELPFDLEDAMVFWINKVNMKMRELVEKELKMKQHLMEPPSHQKVRYRRDHLSGRTLQHFPLLDDLLKDVCDGMALLAVIHFYCPELIRLEDICLKEVPSIADCVYNIQLLKEFCNEYLDKCFYLKPEDMLYSPPVLKNNVMVFVAELFWWFENVKPDFVQPRDLHEIRDVRLLLQPKSSRSHIPISNITKRSFMTSSNSADILTTSQSPDLSTKPSSISPSQSLLPQRQRQQKVAEESTSELGNMSNSLTRDGQHQGSVLAWPERRPRPLSQPVPYALHYPLEEDADSISLARSISKDSLASNILSITPKHMLGSGHQLPTHRLSGQSLLSHMRIEDEEEEIEEEELVAVIHPSAFTRRRLGSDMEQDELEIPSAASTSRVPNTRCSPRLDTGPFTPGHSADSYYLEPLMPAILKPAKEKSISLNKEEESGESRCRAAVAARKAATNVPSTSQRKSPAAESNRSTFTPIPVAESVPSSLRPPTEGSADISQSEKKQSPGFFLHSSGEPDYYSPNSTALEVGYDSDSDIADLEEDDEDEMELTKEVVKRGKGKYLEEGEVCELGEGESAKLREDSKVSERDDKEGGSGRSSPCLSTISWASSCSASGSTSVKMTSFAERKLLKLGLLDGFSSTSSSQKTTPDGSEVAPCPPWQLRSDCTSGWLGKEPTSVLGKNMVVSPSVGPSELLQLHMQLEEQRRAIEYQKKKMETLSARQRLKLGKAAFLNIVKKGGGKSDTLPLPIKHYQESSELADRSKVKTQSCKDDSCLDALKVQAKTGQTEGAQMNRNNRLNTLSQDNVAEPDLNECSHSIDLLNDAISSIQQQMMQLSLQQDLLMKRVVSPPEPLMKRVVSPPELPMNRVVSPPELPMNRVASPPECVESSPGTTPDTTTQSTSSTSDSRSFAVHFVDISGSNTAPARRPPKLSSSQRSKASEQKLSKENSKMASVKSNTQSLECRDNSSRFQDKGIAESSRLERSIQRNTTFRVPNDLDQQSSGEGTGCFLDNTLMSPSQAAEQEENNVANLGLEAVGGDENARAKGQLIKVDLSELKDPLENGSADVTDCTAEGEPKNALGFFFKDEEKAEDEMEKRRAAFLLKQQRKAEEARLRKQQQEVEIEVKRDEARRKAEEDRVRKEEEKARREIIKQEYLQRKQEALMEEQGLVKPRPRTKSRRSRPKSLHRQESNSLSKASTTPDLSCSHRGSTLSLATEADSVISGGAESHRAGSVCSMEMFPMLSRASSRNMERDWENGSIASSITSTEYNGPKLFKEPSSKSNKPIIINAIAHCCLAGKVNETQKNVILEELEKCESNHLIILFRDSGCQFRAIYSYSPDTEEIIKFTGTGPRSIGRKMIEKLYKYSSDRKQFNVIPAKSVSVSVDALTIHNQLWQVKRPGSARRK; translated from the exons ATGGATGTGGAGGTGAGTGCTGGCAGGGACAGCACCTggaggagagcagcagcagatgatGATGTAGGTGGAGGAGGCATGGAGGCTCAGGTCGTACCGATCGAGCTCTACGACTCTGCAAGAGCTAAAATAGACGCGAATCTCCGCTGGTTGTTTGCCAAAGCTTATGGTATAG ATCACATCCCTGCAGACCTGCGGGACCCCTTTTATACCGACCAGTATGACCAAGAACACATCAAGCCCCTAGTCATCCGcctgctgctgtctggagagCTCTACTGCCGTGTGTGTGGGCTCATCCTGCACGCTGAGCAGGCCGCCTCTCTCCAAAGCCACCAGTCTGTCATCCAGGCCCTGTCCAGGAAAGACACCTATGTCCTGAAAACAGACAACACACCTGTCTCTGATCTGGATCTCAGCGCGACTCCCATCAAGATG AGCTCCCACATCCACCTTATTGATGCCCTGATGATGGCCTATATAGTGGAGATGATCAGCACAGAGAAGGTGGTGTCCAGTGTCAAGCGTTTCTCGAACTTCAGTGCCTCCAAGGAGCTGCCTTTTGACCTGGAAGACGCAATGGTCTTCTGGATCAACAAG GTGAACATGAAGATGCGGGAGCTCGTGGAGAAAGAGCTGAAAATGAAGCAGCATTTGATGGAGCCACCCAGTCACCAGAAG GTGCGTTATCGGAGAGATCACCTGTCAGGTCGGACACTTCAGCACTTCCCTCTGTTGGACGACCTGTTGAAGGATGTATGTGACGGCATGGCTCTACTAGCTGTGATCCACTTCTATTGCCCAGAACTTATTAGACTAGAAG ATATTTGTCTGAAAGAGGTCCCCTCCATAGCAGATTGTGTGTACAACATCCAGCTACTAAAAGAGTTTTGTAATGAATACCTGGACAAATGCTTCTATCTGAAGCCTGAGGACATGTTGTATTCTCCACCAGTATTAAAG AATAACGTGATGGTCTTCGTTGCTGAGCTATTCTGGTGGTTTGAGAATGTGAAGCCAGACTTTGTACAGCCCAGGGACCTTCATGAAATCCGAGATG TGAGATTGCTTCTGCAGCCCAAGAGTTCACGATCCCATATTCCCATCTCCAACATCACCAAACGTAGTTTCATGACATCATCAAACTCTGCTGACATCTTGACCACGTCCCAGAGTCCTGACCTCAG CACTAAACCAAGCTCCATAAGCCCATCTCAGTCTTTACTGccccagagacagagacaacaaaAAGTGGCTGAGGAGAGCACTTCag AGCTGGGAAATATGTCAAACTCACTGACACGGGATGGGCAGCATCAGGGCTCAGTACTGGCCTGGCCAGAGAGGAGGCCGAG GCCTTTATCCCAGCCAGTGCCCTACGCCCTGCATTATCCTCTGGAGGAAGATGCAGACAGTATCAGCCTTGCTCGCTCCATCAGCAAAGACAGCCTGGCCTCCAACATATTGAGCATTACCCCGAAACACATGCTGGGGTCAGGTCATCAACTGCCAACACACAGACTCAGTGGTCAAAGCCTGCTTAGTCACATGCGCatagaggatgaggaggaggaaatagAAGAGGAGGAACTGGTTGCTGTAATTCACCCTTCTGCATTTACTCGACGTCGACTTGGGAGTGACATGGAGCAGGATGAGCTGGAAATCCCGAGTGCAGCCTCCACCTCAAGGGTTCCTAATACTCGTTGCTCTCCCCGCCTTGACACAGGTCCGTTTACTCCCGGCCACTCAGCAGACAGTTACTATTTGGAGCCTTTGATGCCTGCCATCCTTAAGCCAGCCAAAGAGAAGAGCATCAGCCTgaacaaggaggaggagagtggcgAGAGTCGCTGTAGAGCGGCAGTAGCTGCAAGGAAAGCAGCCACAAATGTACCAAGCACTTCACAGCGAAAATCCCCTGCGGCTGAGTCAAACAGAAGTACCTTTACACCCATACCTGTGGCAGAATCAGTCCCTAGCTCTCTCAGGCCACCCACAGAGGGGTCGGCAGACATCTCTCAGTCTGAGAAGAAACAGTCCCCAGGCTTTTTCCTTCATTCGTCAGGAGAGCCAGACTACTATAGTCCTAACTCCACTGCGCTGGAGGTAGGGTATGACTCCGACTCTGACATTGCAGACCTTGAGGAAGACGATGAGGACGAGATGGAGCTGACTAAAGAGGTGGTGAAGAGAGGAAAGGGAAAATACTTAGAGGAGGGAGAGGTGTGTGAATTAGGAGAGGGAGAGTCAGCCAAACTTAGAGAAGACTCAAAGGTTAGTGAGCGGGATGATAAGGAAGGCGGCAGTGGACGCTCAAGCCCTTGCCTCAGCACCATATCGTGGGCGAGCAGCTGCAGCGCTTCAGGCAGCACCAGTGTCAAGATGACCAGCTTTGCAGAGAGAAAGCTCCTTAAACTTGGCCTCCTTGATGGATTCTCAAGTACCAGCAGCTCTCAGAAGACCACACCAGATGGTTCTGAGGTTGCTCCCTGTCCCCCTTGGCAACTGAGGAGTGACTGCACCTCCGGCTGGCTCGGGAAGGAGCCTACTTCTGTGTTGGGGAAGAATATGGTGGTGAGTCCCTCAGTAGGGCCTTCAGAGCTGCTGCAACTTCACATGCAGCTAGAAGAGCAAAGACGTGCTATTGAgtatcagaagaagaagatggagaCGCTATCAGCACGACAGCGACTAAAGCTAGGGAAAGCTGCGTTTTTGAACATCGTTAAGAAGGGCGGAGGGAAGAGTGACACGCTTCCCCTGCCAATAAAACACTACCAGGAATCCTCAGAACTAGCTGACAGGAGTAAGGTGAAGACCCAGTCATGCAAGGATGACTCCTGTCTTGATGCTCTGAAGGTGCAGGCAAAGACAGGTCAAACAGAAGGAGCACAGATGAACAGAAACAACAGGTTGAACACCCTGTCCCAGGATAATGTGGCGGAACCTGACTTAAATGAGTGTTCCCACTCCATAGATCTTCTCAATGACGCTATTAGCTCCATTCAGCAGCAGATGATGCAGCTGTCTTTACAACAAGACCTGCTGATGAAGCGTGTTGTGTCACCTCCAGAGCCGCTAATGAAACGTGTGGTGTCACCTCCAGAACTACCGATGAATCGTGTGGTGTCACCTCCAGAACTACCGATGAATCGTGTGGCATCACCTCCAGAATGTGTAGAATCAAGCCCTGGCACAACCCCTGACACAACAACACAATCAACATCCTCTACCTCAGACTCCAGATCTTTCGCAGTTCACTTTGTAGACATCAGTGGCAGCAACACTGCCCCTGCTCGCCGTCCTCCCAAGCTTAGCTCCAGCCAACGCAGCAAAGCCTCGGAGCAAAAACTAAGTAAAGAGAACAGCAAGATGGCTTCTGTCAAGTCTAATACTCAGTCCCTGGAGTGCAGAGACAATTCTAGTAGATTCCAGGACAAGGGTATTGCTGAGAGCTCCAGGCTAGAGAGAAGCATTCAGAGAAACACCACCTTCAGAGTCCCCAATGACCTCGACCAACAAAGCAGTGGAGAGGGAACTGGGTGTTTCCTGGACAATACATTGATGTCTCCCTCACAGGCTGCAGAACAAGAGGAGAACAACGTTGCCAATTTAGGGTTAGAGGCTGTGGGTGGAGATGAGAATGCCAGGGCCAAGGGTCAACTGATCAAGGTGGACCTATCAGAGCTTAAGGATCCACTGGAGAATGGCAGTGCAGATGTTACAGACTGCACGGCAGAAGGCGAGCCGAAGAATGCGCTAGGTTTCTTCTTTAAG GATGAGGAGAAAGCAGAGGATGAAATGGAGAAACGTCGTGCCGCCTTCCTCCTCAAGCAGCAACGCAAAGCTGAAGAGGCGAGACTGCGCAAACAGCAGCAAGAAGTCGAGATTGAGGTCAAACGTGATGAGGCCAG GCGCAAGGCAGAAGAGGACCGTGTTcgtaaggaggaggagaaggcgCGACGAGAGATAATTAAGCAGGAATACCTGCAGAGGAAGCAGGAAGCGTTGATGGAAGAGCAAGGTCTGGTCAAGCCTCGCCCACGAACTAAATCCCGCAGGAGCAGGCCTAAATCACTGCACCGTCAAGAGTCCAACAGCCTCTCCAAAGCATCCACCACGC CTGATCTGAGCTGCAGTCATCGAGGATCGACGCTCTCTTTGGCGACTGAGGCAGATAGCGTTATCTCTGGAGGGGCGGAGTCACACAG GGCTGGATCTGTGTGCTCTATGGAGATGTTCCCTATGCTGAGCAGGGCTTCTAGCAGGAACATGGAGAGGGACTGGGAGAACGGCTCTATAGCCTCTTCCATCACTTCAACCGAGTACAATG GTCCTAAACTCTTCAAGGAGCCGAGCTCCAAGTCCAACAAGCCAATCATCATCAATGCCATCGCTCACTGCTGTCTGGCTGGAAAGGTTAATGAGACCCAGAAGAATGTTATTCTGGAG GAGCTGGAAAAGTGCGAGTCCAATCACCTGATCATCCTCTTCCGCGACAGTGGGTGCCAGTTCCGCGCCATTTACTCATACTCACCGGACACAGAGGAGATCATCAAGTTCACAGGCACAGGTCCGCGCTCTATCGGCCGGAAGATGATCGAAAAGCTCTACAAATACAGCTCGGACCGCAAGCAGTTCAACGTCATCCCTGCCAAGTCGGTGTCGGTCAGCGTGGACGCCCTGACCATCCACAATCAACTCTGGCAGGTCAAGAGACCAGGAAGTGCACGGAGGAAGTGA